One window of Aspergillus oryzae RIB40 DNA, chromosome 3 genomic DNA carries:
- a CDS encoding putative ABC transporter (transporter, ABC superfamily (Breast cancer resistance protein)), with protein sequence METDHTKASDALDLERNDHQFLMNNTVQSFTWDNLTVTVKDRRTKKPRNLIEGCSGTAHHGQLIALMGPSGCGKTTLLNVLARRTASAGAKNTGDCYINGAKLDNNTFNRITSYVEQEDALIGSLTVEETLKFAADLSLPGSVSRSQRVDRIQTLLSAFGIQNQASTLVGTPIRKGISGGQKRRVSVASQLITCPKILFLDEPTSGLDSTASYEVISYVKKLAVANNVRLSGEGFAVKLIIIASIHQPSTTTFQLFDNLLLLSGGKTCYYGPVSDVPSYFENIGCPIPSNTNPAEYLLDAVSSDFTVHEDQVEKIQTSWTQSAEYAALSKQPQSPDEKDIRTMSIDELSRPGIPRITMSLLHRLFIKSYRDVVAYGIRIVMYLGTGLAIMMGTVWLRLHTSQEYIQPFINAIFFGSAFMSFMAVAYVPSFLEDRATFTKERANGLYGALPFVISNFIIGLPYLFLISMLFSIVSYWLSNFRPTGTAFFTWVMWLFLDLVAAESLVVFVTAIFPNFVISLALVAFANGLWMSVGGFLVSPTILNPFWKYVFHYIDYQAYVFQGMMVNEFSERNYSCGSGCQCMYQTDLADQCMIRGTGVLKEYGYATGRTGKWVGILIGIIAVYRLFGYIALVLRRT encoded by the exons GACTGCCCATCATG GCCAACTGATCGCGTTGATGGGCCCCTCCGGCTGCGGAAAGACGACTCTCTTAAACGTTCTCGCGCGTCGCACAGCTTCCGCGGGTGCGAAAAACACGGGGGACTGCTACATAAATGGAGCGAAGCTGGACAATAACACCTTCAACCGGATCACGTCCTACGTCGAACAGGAGGATGCGTTGATCGGATCGCTGACGGTAGAGGAGACATTGAAGTTTGCCGCAGATCTGTCTCTCCCAGG CTCAGTGTCGAGATCTCAGAGAGTGGATCGTATACAAACCCTCCTGAGCGCATTCGGGATCCAGAACCAGGCTTCGACACTAGTGGGAACACCAATCCGTAAGGGCATTAGTGGAGGGCAAAAGCGCCGGGTCAGTGTCGCCAGTCAGCTTATCACATGTCCTAAGATCCTTTTTCTCGACGAGCCAACCAGCGGACTGGATTCAACTGCTAGTTACGAAGTCATCTCGTATGTCAAAAAACTGGCGGTAGCAAACAATGTACGTCTCTCTGGAGAGGGCTTTGCGG TAAAGCTTATCATAATCGCAAGTATCCACCAGCCATCGACAACAACCTTCCAGCTCTTTgacaatcttctccttctttcggGAGGCAAGACATGCTACTACGGACCCGTTTCGGATGTCCCTAGCTACTTCGAGAACATCGGCTGTCCCATTCCCTCCAATACGAACCCAGCTGAGTACCTTTTGGATGCGGTCAGCTCTGACTTCACAGTCCACGAGGACCAAGTCGAGAAGATTCAGACCTCATGGACGCAGTCTGCCGAGTATGCCGCGTTAAGCAAGCAACCACAGAGTCCTGACGAGAAGGACATCAGGACAATGAGCATCGACGAATTAAGCCGCCCAGGTATTCCCCGAATCACCATGTCTCTTTTGCATCGGCTCTTCATCAAGAGTTATCGCGACGTTGTAGCCTATGGTATTCGGATTGTCATGTATTTGGGTACAG GACTGGCAATCATGATGGGGACGGTATGGCTTCGACTCCACACCTCGCAGGAGTACATCCAACCATTCATCAACGCAATC TTCTTCGGCTCAGCCTTCATGAGCTTTATGGCCGTCGCCTACGTCCCATCCTTTCTCGAGGACCGGGCAACATTTACCAAAGAACGAGCGAATGGGCTCTACGGCGCCCTCCCCTTCGTTATCTCCAATTTCATCATCGGCCTTCCATACTTGT TCTTAATTTCAATGCTTTTTTCCATAGTCAGCTACTGGCTCTCCAACTTCCGGCCCACGGGCACCGCATTCTTCACCTGGGTGATGTGGCTGTTTCTGGACCTCGTTGCCGCGGAATCCCTTGTTGTTTTCGTAACAGCCATATTCCCCAATTTCGTAATCAGCCTAGCGCTTGTCGCGTTTGCCAATGGGCTCTGGATGAGCGTGGGCGGGTTCCTTGTTTCGCCGACCATCTTGAATCCATTCTGGAAATATGTTTTCCATTATATTGACTATCAG GCATATGTATTCCAAGGAATGATGGTTAACGAGTTTAGCGAGAGGAACTACTCGTGTGGCTCGGGGTGTCAGTGCATGTATCAGACGGATCTGGCGGACCAGTGCATGATTCGGGGTACCGGAGTGCTTAAGGAATATGGGTATGCGACGGGTCGGACGGGGAAGTGGGTAGGTATCCTGATAGGCATCATTGCAGTTTACCGACTGTTTGGCTACATTGCCTTGGTGTTGAGGAGGACTTGA
- a CDS encoding uncharacterized protein (predicted protein): MNLPTLIALLTTLTLHLTTTTTATPLSTRNVPGILKEFALTGGNLILLDKAVKLYEPKKEDQGLERKQTNVEVSLIKSMNAVHATPPFKKQESSLVSNVACILFSFWIYIGFLGCRS; encoded by the exons ATGAACCTCCCCACCCTAATAGCCCTCCTAACAaccctcaccctccaccTCACGACGACCACCACCGCAACACCCCTGTCAACCCGCAATGTCCCCGGAATCCTCAAAGAATTCGCCCTAACCGGCGGAaacctcatcctccttgacAAAGCGGTGAAACTCTACGaacccaaaaaagaagaccaaggcctCGAACGCAAACAAACCAACGTCGAAGTATCCCTGATCAAATCCATGAATGCTGTTCACGCCACACCACCGTTTAAGAAACAGGAGAGTTCTCTCGTGTCTAATGTAGCTT gtattttattttctttctggatTTATATTGGGTTTTTGGGATGTCGGAGCTGA
- a CDS encoding alkyl/aryl-sulfatase (alkyl sulfatase and related hydrolases), with translation MTFSPSFNDRTDFDNATRGFIHALKPCIIRNSSGRVVWNNDEYGFLQDAECPATAEPKLWRQGQLNSIQGLFQVTDGIYQIRGFDLSNMTVVEGHKGVIVIDPLTSVECAAAALALYREHRGDRPVTGLIYSHSHVDHFGGAQGVLQQGTNTSIPIIAPEGFMAEATSENIYVGDAMRRRAGYMYGMRLPKGPDGHIGCGLGMMPSSGTMSLIPPNVSICHTGEKRTVDGIRIEFQMVPETEAPAEMNFYFPEHKALCIAECATHCLHNIITLRGALVRDAKAWARYLDETAVLYGQKSNVLFAGHNWPTWGQDEIVKFISEQRDLYTYLHDQTVRMMNIGLTGIEIAERFTLPPALQMAWHAQGFYGSVSHNVKGIYQRYLGWFDGNPAHLWEYPAAEAGQRYIDCMGGVDEVVRKARKYASEGDSRFAVTLLGHVIAAHPEHKESRLALASVYTKLAYGCENATWRNIYLSGAQDMHSPPPPDRPEPPKREYRAALSMEQLLTLLSVQLDGPKAATESFTIDLDLQEQKQSWRLILSNGALTYRIKTDHDRSIDTSGLRLTLTKKELVEILNGGGGIPENSSEGDVSLLFKLMRLVGASMPPASLL, from the coding sequence ATGACCTTCTCGCCCTCCTTCAATGACCGAACCGATTTTGATAACGCTACCCGAGGGTTTATCCATGCATTAAAACCATGTATCATCCGAAACTCGAGTGGCCGCGTAGTGTGGAACAACGACGAGTACGGTTTTCTCCAAGACGCAGAATGCCCTGCCACTGCCGAGCCAAAACTGTGGCGACAAGGCCAATTGAACTCCATCCAGGGTCTTTTCCAAGTAACTGACGGAATTTACCAAATTCGAGGCTTCGATCTCTCGAACATGACCGTCGTTGAGGGACACAAAGGTGTTATTGTGATTGACCCGTTGACGTCGGTCGAATGTGCAGCGGCGGCACTAGCGCTTTACCGTGAACACCGCGGGGACCGGCCAGTAACCGGTTTGATCTATTCACACTCACATGTAGATCATTTCGGTGGAGCTCAGGGCGTGCTCCAACAAGGCACAAATACATCGATACCTATCATCGCCCCGGAGGGTTTCATGGCCGAAGCGACTAGCGAGAACATCTACGTCGGCGATGCCATGCGCCGGCGTGCAGGGTATATGTACGGCATGCGATTACCAAAAGGGCCAGATGGTCACATTGGCTGTGGCCTTGGAATGATGCCGTCTAGTGGAACAATGTCATTGATTCCTCCAAATGTCTCTATCTGCCACACAGGCGAGAAACGGACGGTGGATGGCATTCGTATTGAGTTCCAAATGGTTCCTGAAACCGAGGCACCGGCGGAGATGAACTTCTACTTTCCCGAGCACAAGGCACTTTGCATTGCTGAATGCGCAACTCATTGCCTTCACAATATAATCACTCTTCGCGGGGCTTTGGTTCGTGACGCGAAGGCCTGGGCACGCTATCTTGACGAAACAGCAGTGCTCTATGGGCAGAAATCCAATGTGCTCTTTGCTGGCCACAACTGGCCGACCTGGGGACAGGATGAAATCGTCAAGTTCATATCGGAGCAACGAGACCTCTACACCTATCTCCATGACCAAACTGTCCGGATGATGAATATCGGCCTGACAGGCATCGAGATTGCAGAGAGATTCACCCTCCCACCAGCACTGCAAATGGCGTGGCATGCGCAGGGTTTCTACGGCTCTGTCAGTCATAATGTCAAGGGAATCTACCAACGCTATCtgggttggtttgatggGAATCCAGCACACTTATGGGAGTACCCAGCGGCTGAAGCTGGTCAGAGATACATTGACTGTATGGGAGGTGTAGATGAGGTTGTTCGAAAGGCAAGAAAGTATGCCAGCGAAGGTGATTCACGCTTTGCGGTGACACTATTGGGCCATGTCATAGCCGCTCATCCTGAACACAAGGAGTCAAGACTTGCGCTGGCATCTGTGTACACGAAACTGGCATATGGCTGTGAGAATGCGACATGGCGCAACATCTACCTTTCCGGTGCCCAGGATATGCACTCTCCTCCCCCGCCAGATCGTCCAGAACCCCCGAAGCGCGAATACAGGGCTGCGCTATCGATGGAACAACTGCTTACTCTTCTGTCAGTCCAATTGGATGGACCCAAAGCCGCAACAGAATCGTTTACGATAGACCTGGATCTGcaagaacaaaagcaaagTTGGCGGCTGATTCTGAGCAACGGAGCCTTGACATATCGCATCAAAACAGATCACGACAGGTCCATTGACACGTCTGGTTTGCGTCTAACGCTCACCAAAAAGGAATTGGTGGAGATACTGAATGGGGGTGGAGGGATCCCAGAAAACAGCTCAGAGGGCGATGTGAGCCTGCTCTTCAAGTTGATGAGATTGGTTGGGGCATCCATGCCCCCAGCAAGCCTTTTGTAA
- a CDS encoding uncharacterized protein (predicted protein), protein MAKLPPNNPHAPVSLSEYQRSPFICNVTKSIQRGEMPKTTQQFTHGDYTVGWICALPETDLVASAAMLDEEHPTLPAADPQDANSYLLGHIGECSEDEEGSDDETKDTQDLRLWDVVVSLHSKPAEAIVQYDFGKSLQGKEVVHTGGKLNKPPGILLSAVGRLQAQHALKGHGISELLIKMRSDYPASTAKFQTVLCALRWRLLA, encoded by the exons ATGGCCAAGTTGCCGCCCAACAATCCTCATGCTCCAGTCTCACTGTCAGAATATCAAC GTTCGCCATTTATTTGCAACGTGACAAAATCCATTCAGCGAGGTGAAATGCCAAAGACTACCCAACAATTCACCCATGGCGACTACACCGTCGGATGGATATGTGCTCTGCCAGAAACTGACTTGGTGGCTTCAGCGGCCATGTTGGATGAAGAGCACCCAACGCTTCCAGCGGCGGATCCTCAAGACGCGAACTCCTACCTTCTTGGCCATATCGGTGAATGtagcgaggatgaggaaggttcGGATGATGAGACGAAAGATACACAAGATCTGCGACTTTGGGATGTGGTGGTCAGTTTGCATTCGAAGCCAGCCGAAGCTATCGTGCAATATGATTTCGGCAAGTCATTGCAGGGAAAGGAGGTCGTTCATACTGGGGGTAAACTGAACAAACCCCCAGGCATCCTCCTGAGTGCTGTTGGTCGACTCCAGGCCCAGCATGCATTGAAGGGTCACGGGATCTCCGAGCTGCTGATCAAAATGAGGTCGGACTATCCGGCAAGCACTGCAAAGTTCCAGACGGTATTATGTGctttgagatggaggctGCTG GCTTAA
- a CDS encoding uncharacterized protein (permease of the major facilitator superfamily) codes for MSDAETYLDEKIHSSGSVSGLDNVEGDLGRDEVYSPREQRKILHKIDRRLVTGLGLLMCVSLVDRTNLGNAMIAGQSMEEELRLYIGSRYSITLLTFFIPYVLFQFPLITVIREIGPKIFLAGITFSWGIVMMGFGFIHNWTVLVGLRIVLGFLEAGLFPGSVYLLSMWYTRYDLHKRYSSFYLISVIGGAFSGILSYGFVHMNGLGNLSAWRWIFVMEGILTCLVGVVGFFLIVNFPNENNLSWKFLSKEETAFVVRRLNRDRRDSSEAAFNLKEFLKPALDPKIWGFALIFFSATVVSYAITFFLPLILRSELKFPQAASQVLTTPPYFFAGIFMYVQGWIGDKYHIRAPLIIYNCVQCIVGLAILGWVQIPGVQYFGIFLVTSASNATIPATLTYQANNIRGQWKRAFCSASIVSFGGTGGVAGSLVFRSQDSPRYLPGLYACIAWARCNLLSIVVVCILSLYFYISNRRAARGKLVIEGLPEFRYTL; via the exons ATGTCGGACGCTGAAACATATCTGGACGAGAAAATACACTCGAGTGGGTCTGTATCAGGCTTAGACAATGTGGAGGGTGATTTGGGTAGGGATGAGGTCTACTCGCCTCgagaacagagaaagatcCTACACAAGATCGATCGAAGGCTAGTCACAGGCTTAGGGCTTCTCATGTGCGTCAGTTTGGTGGATCGAACCAACCTGGGAAATGCTATGATTGCTGG CCAAAgcatggaggaggagcttCGTCTCTACATTGGCTCTCGTTAC TCCATCACGCTTCTCACCTTTTTCATTCCCTATGtcctctttcaatttccCTTGATCACGGTGATTCGCGAAATTGGGCCAAAGATCTTCCTTGCTGGAATTACATTCTCCTGGGGAATAGTTATGATG GGATTTGGATTTATACATAATTGGACGGTGCTCGTTGGACTTCGCATTGTGTTGGGGTTTCTTGAAGCCGGACTCTTCCCTGGCTCCGTGTATCTCCTTTCTATGTGGTATACTCGAT ACGACCTACACAAGAGATATTCATCCTTCTACTTGATTAGTGTCATCGGGGGTGCTTTCTCTGGAATCCTCTCGTATGGCTTCGTACACATGAATGGCCTTGGGAATTTGAGCGCATGGAGGTGGATCTTTGTTATGGAAGGCATCCTCACCTGTCTTGTCGGAGTGGTTGGCTTCTTTTTGATTGTCAACTTCCCCAACGAGAACAATCTCTCTTGGAAGTTTCTTTCCAAGGAGGAAACCGCCTTCGTCGTCCGACGACTAAACCGAGATAGACGGGACTCCTCTGAAGCGGCGTTCAATTTAAAGGAATTCCTAAAGCCCGCTCTGGACCCCAAAATATGGGGCTTTGCCCTCATCTTCTT TTCTGCAACAGTTGTATCCTACGCAATTACGTTCTTCCTTCCGCTCATCCTCAGAAGTGAGCTCAAATTCCCCCAAGCAGCATCACAAGTCCTCACAACACCACCCTACTTCTTCGCCGGAATCTTCATGTATGTTCAAGGCTGGATTGGTGACAAGTACCACATTCGGGCTCCCTTGATCATCTACAACTGCGTTCAATGCATCGTGGGTTTAGCCATTCTCGGCTGGGTCCAAATTCCCGGCGTGCAATACTTCGGGATTTTTCTCGTCACATCAGCATCCAATGCTACAATCCCAGCCACCCTGACATACCAGGCCAACAATATCCGCGGGCAGTGGAAACGCGCCTTTTGCAGTGCGAGTATTGTCAGCTTTGGTGGCACTGGTGGTGTAGCTGGGTCCTTGGTGTTCCGGTCCCAGGATTCTCCCCGCTACCTACCGGGTCTTTATGCCTGTATTGC TTGGGCAAGGTGCAATCTCTTGTCCATAGTGGTAGTATGTATACTCAGCCTTTATTTCTATATCTCGAACAGAAGAGCAGCAAGGGGGAAGCTTGTCATTGAAGGACTTCCCGAGTTCAGATATACACTTTGA